DNA from Toxoplasma gondii ME49 chromosome X, whole genome shotgun sequence:
CCTCTCAAGCGTGCAGGGACACTGCGATTTCGGCTGCTGGTAATAACAGCTGCCACGGCATCAAATACCAGACGCCGGGTTCAAGCTTCCCACTCTCCGCAACTCGACCAGTGGAGACTTCCCCTGTGACATTAGAGCCGGCAGGCTCAGGAGTGGCTTGTTCTGCATCGCCAGTGAGCCCTCGAGCCGCAACCGCGTGTCCGGATAAGCTGGCAGCCAAACAAGCGTTATTTTCGGCGACAAAGGTGTGGCAGCCCTCTGGCCTTCCGAGTGTGCAGGCTCTTCCAGTGCATTTCATTTCAGGGAAGCCACGTGATAATGCAAAAGGGCAACCCACGTATACTTCTGACAAGGAAACTTTTTACTTCTCCCCCAAGGTTGTGGGGTACCGTAAAGCGGACCTCATGGGTGAAAAGAAATGTACTGTTCAGGGATTACCTTCCAGTTTGCCAGCAGGCGAAACCGGCCACGGGAAAAGATATTTGGAGGAGTTGAACCTGGCTGATACTGCAAGAGCTCAAGCCAATAGCAAGATGCCTTCTGTACCACTTTCGCTACTGGAGCGATTGCCACTGAGTCAGGTGCCCGGAAGTCCTCGTtctcggagagaagagagtcggTGTGGTTCGTTCTTTCCGCTTATTCGTATCCGCGGCCGCCGTGGCGGACCATGCGAGGTAAACTCCGTTGATCTGAAGCGCTTTTTGAAGCGTGTTCAACTGGCAGCATTCACTTACTGCGAAGACATGAAGCGTCTCGTGCAGGCCCCCTTCGACCTGGTTCCTCCGGCATTCGGAAGTGTCGTTCCATCTGGGCAGGCTGCGTTCTACCGGAAGATTTCAGCTCCGCATTGCCCTAACTGTGGATATAACACCCTTGTCTGGGCTGGTGCGCCCTGTCCAGAAGATGGCGGTGTGCCTGTTTCTTCACCCGAAGTCTGGGGTAAGGGTCTTTCAATTGGGATCCAGTACCGTTACGGAGCCTGTGATTGTGACACCCAGTCTCGTCGCGGTTCGTGCTACTGCATCGAGAAATGAGTTCATCGGTATGTTTGAAGAATGTTGCGTGATGTTGCTGTCCGAAGCGCCAGCGCCGATGTAATTTGGATGTGCGCGGAGGTCTAAAAGTCATGTGGTCTCTATCAGTGGGGACCGAAGCATTCTTCTGCATTTTAGAGAAAGCATTAGGCCGCTGGGAGCCCCCGTCGCGACAGCACTGGGAGTCGCGACGTTTTTCACACTGTAAGCTGGGCCTGCTTCGTAAGGTACGTTGCCCAGGGGAGATTCATCGTGGACCACTGCTTCCGGTCTGGAAGGTCCCAGCAACTGATGCAGTCAAACACATAAGCGGTGTGAGCCTAGGGGAAGCGACTTGTTGCGGGCGAGACAAGTTTTTGTGTTGTATATACATCTGGCATCGCCACGGAAATGCATGGCGTGTTTTCAAACCACAATAAATTTATTCTTTCGGGATCCAAATGTTCTGTATGGGCAGGTGCGAATGCCAAAGAAAGTGGCCTAGAGGGGCTGGCTCGCTGGCACTGCTCATTTTGCGGTGACATCGCTGCAGCCGTTGATGACGAACTGCTCGGGTGTACAAGTATCGGTGGATGCACGGAGGCAGGTGATCGCGTTGACCAGTATGTCGCAGAAGGTATCCATGGGTTGGCTGAGTACGTGAGGAGGTCTTGCGCCGGTTGGATGCGTGGATCCCAGAGAGTGATAGAAGGATATCCCCTTTATGAGCCTGACCCAGCCCTTTGCAGAAAAGAACGACCCACAAGCTTGACAGGTGAGGCGACGGGCGGCGATCCCCATTCGGCGGGTGGCAGGGTACAAGAAATCGTTAGTGACGTGACTGCATCCGTATGTTTTGGCGATTCGGAAGGGGGCATGCAGTTGGGATTGCCTGCATAATTCTCGGCCGAGTGATATGGAGGTTTCACTACCAGGCCCCACATTTTTCAGTTCGCACTACGGAGTCGGCGCCGGGGAGAGATGTCTTCTGAGAAGGTAGCTAAGAACTGAGGATGGGAGCTGATGCCAGTCAGTTCGATGGAATCGTCGTAAAGCAGgatgtgtctctccctcatCCACTGTTCGTCTAGGGGTGCTGGctttttgtgtgtgtgttcacCCCCAGTCTTGGCCTGACTCAGCCTGTTGCCCGCATGCTTCTATCTTGGAACCATCAGGGACAAATGGTGTTTTTCTTATTCATTCTCTTGCGTTTTTGCACAGGAAATATGTGTGTCGATCAGCTTAATGCGTTTCTCGATGCCTGCTTGGTCGAGCCGCACAAGATGGAAGCAGCGCCGCCCCCACCCCGGATCCCCGACACACAACAGACAGGGAACTGGCTAGTTGACAAAGCAAATGCTATGCTGGATCGGCTGTGTGAGCAGGTATGTTCAATGTAGGTAAATAGAGATCTCCGCAAAGCAAATTGCTTTGGTTTTTTGTTCGCTGTTTTGCTGAAGCTGACGTGGGGCCGACCCTTCAAAGCAACTGTGGACACGGTATGTGTCATTCACACGATAGTGCCTGGAGGAACGGAGAGCATGCAATGTGAAGCAGTGAGGGAGAATCTGTGCCACATTTTGACACGAGCGtccctgttttttctcttgtcgtCGCGGGGAGTTCCTACTTTAAGGATTTTCAAGACAAGGTGATATTTCTCGAAAAGGGGAACCTTTCTTGCCAGTCGTGAGGATCGGTTCCCTGTACGTCCCTTTGTCTTTGGAAGATATTTAGGTGTGTTTTTTCTATTCTTTGGGCTTCTGACGTACGAAACGTTCAACCAGGTTAATCAGATGTGGTTGAGAAGGATTTCTGGGCGGTGGCTGCGGGACGGCGTCATATTAAGCGTGCCTGACAGTGAATTCACCGCCATAACGTTTTAGGGAGAAGAGGTGGCGTGCTAGAGCACCGCAAAATGTATTCATTTTTGTACGGTCTGGGCCATTCTGTGTTTTCAAATTGACATAGAGGGGATATCGTGTGCTGGCCAATGATATTGGAGGGTTGACGCgtcgctgcgtttctcgttcCTGTTGTGTTGTGCCGTACGACGggctgttttttctgtgacGAGTTGTTTGCCTTCGTTACATGTAATTCGCTCGTTGAAAGGGGAACCGACAGGAATGGCGCGGTGGTTTCCCTCCGTGGAGAGGATCTGAACTCATGGTGAATGGGAATAGCCTGACTACCTTGTGGACTGAAACGGCGGCTCGTGTGACTCATTGCGCCACCTCCCGTGTCCCACAGAAGACTCCTCCCTCACCTCCACCCGCTCCAAAATCATTTTGCCCTCCAGTCGAGTTGCTTATTCCTCCGTGCTGTCGGGCGTCCGAGCTGCCGCCAATTCCGCCTCCGGCTAAGGGTGAGCTTTGTCTGCTAGACGTTATTTGCAGATTGACATACTCTCTCAAGATCAGCTTGAGGCTCTTGTGTTCAccttctgctcgtctcttcgctctggCGCATGTTTGTTCGTCTGTCGTGCTGGCGGGCAAGCGACAACCGCTGCTCACAGCGTTGCACATTCTTGGGAGAGAAAGGGCTTGCGAGCGACAGGCCACAGTACGCTGGAGCATTCAGGCCGAACGTTGCAGGTGTGATTTCCGGACAAGCCTGATTTTCGCCAGTGACTCTCTTAGGCATTTGTCTGTTTCGTGCGGAGCGAGTTGgtagaaggaaagagacagggtGCCACTGGAACGCGGAAACGGAAGAcaagtttttcttttttgtaTGTCTGCGTCGTGTTCTCAGAAAGTTGTCCTCTGTTGGACATCTGCCGTCCGAGCCCAAAGGAATGTCCCCAATGTCATCAACAGATTGGCAAAGAACGTCGCGGAGGAAAATGTAAGTGACTTCAGTAAGGTCGAACGAACTATTTCGGGGAACAATAGTGTCGGATAGTAGCAACCTCCTATTTCTGTTCCGCTCACATGTTCTGGAAAGTCCGGAGGGCTTTAAATGCCGGTCCCGGTCTCTGTGTGGCAGCGAGAGAACCCATCGTGGGGAATCGCCTAGGAGACTGTTTGTTGTTGGTGGCGAAGGTCGGAGACTATACTGTGTGTTTCGATGCCTTTTCAGGTCCAGCGGAGCCTCAGAGCGGAGGCGTGGTGGAGTGTTGTTTGCAGCAGGATTGCTTCGTTAGCGATAGGGAGGAAGTTCACACGGGTATGTCACGATGTTCTTCATTGCTCATTCGCCGTATGCTGTTTCGTCGCTTTGTTCGGATGTGCACGCATGTTAAAGGAAATGCGGAAGTCGATTACACGCATCAATAGTCTCTTCTACTATATTATGTGCCTGGCATGCGTTGCTAATAATGAATAAGGCTGTGTAGTCGTCGTCCGCTGCCGGGACACGGGTTCCTCGCCGAAATCACCCTAGCATCTCGGAAAGTTCAGTACCATGTCTGAAGACATACTACCCAAAAGGGACAAAGGGAACTTCAGACGTATGGGGGAAGGCTGCGGATAACGCGATAACGCGCAGACGATGTGCTACGCCAGGTGACGAGTGAGACACCTCAATATTGGCACACCAGGTGCGGCTTGCTTCTCGGGGggctctgcgttttcctctcctttgtgTGCATCTCACTTCCTCAAAGCTTTCTTGTAAGCAGTTGCACATCAATACGAATTCTGCTGTGCTGCGCTTCAATTCTCAGGCGTATACTCCACCTCTCTGCCCCCGCACCAATTCGTTAATCTGACGAATTATGCGGAGCCGGCGAACGTCAGCATAATGGAGGGCTGCGTCTCGAAGGTGGCACCCGTTTCCCCGACTTTCTACCGACGCGTGGAACAACCCGAAGCGGTGGCGTGTAATCCAAAGCGAGCGGCCTGGATAGGTGTGGAGCTGAAATCTTCACGGGAATGCGTTCGTTGAGTACATAGTTCTGTCATCTTTGTGTAGCATTCCGTATATATAGGTATGTAAGCAGTGATGACTCGCCGAAACTCATGAATCAGTGAGAGCGGTGGAAGGCCACAAGGTTTGGAGTGTAGTTGTTGGCTTTTACAGTTTTTGCCTGCGGTGCACTTGACTTCGGGGGGACTCAAGATGCTTTCTAAGCGCCAAGTTCCTCCGCTTTCTGCTAGAGTACCGAATGGCGCCGGCCTTCTTGATATATTATCAGAAGTGCCGCGACAAATCTTATCTGTGAAGGGTACGCATTGCATCAATAAATTTGCAGGCGGCACCCCAGTGTCTTTTCATCTCCACAGGTCTTAATGCTGATTCCGCGTGTTACGAGGCGCACTTCGCATATTGAAGGGATGACATTTATTTCTAATGTGTGGTTTTCGGTTGCAGACCATGGTGCCCCACGGCAGGTGGAACTGCGATACTAGATTCGAGGTAAAGGTTCAAGCTTGCAAGTTAGACTGACTTTGGCGCCTTGTAAACCGATACTGGAATGATACCAATGTGATGATCTTTGGCAGAAGATTCACTGATACGCAACTCGCGGTGTGCTGCTCCAGTCATCGAAGCTGCCATGTTTTTCCATCATGTGTCGTTTATCTTGTAACAAATCGCACTGCCACACACTCGCACGCAGCTCCTGGTCACGCATGATAGCTGACTTTTCACGGAGCGTTACGAGACATCTCAGTGTACGTGACCAAATGAAATGCGTCAGAAACCCTGGGGTATCCAAAGTAATTCGACTTCGTCGCTAGCGATAACTTCGACAGTTTCTGTCGTGAGCAGTACCTGTGCGGTAGTCTTAAAGTATTTTGCGAGTAGATGCTGGGGAAATACTTTGTAGAAAGGCTCACTGAGACGTGGAAGGAGACTTTCGGGATGGAGGGTTCTGGTCACGGATGTGTTTCTGTGTTGACTGCAGATTCCCCGTGATCGTTTGAACTGTATCATGCCATCGATGAGCGCAGTGTGACTGGCGGGTCTCGCGTCGTCTTGGGGCTGCGGATTTAGTCCCGAATTCGAGCACATCGTAATTTGCTGTTCAGCACCACCTGTCCGAGTTGCTGCACGGCATGATTTAAAGCTGCGCGCGTGTGCTCTGCGTCCGAGTTTTTTTCGTGTGTTACGCTTGTCCAAAGGGTTTGCTGAACCCTCCAGAGGTTCCTTCTTTAAAAACAATCAAACATCGACCGTGAGACGAGGCTGCACACTCATCGTGGGGTTGTCCGGCCCTCTCTGCAGGTCGAACTGAGGCACGGCGTACACGTCCTCAGCTCGGTTCTGTTCAGTTTTCTGTGTGAAACCGAAGCCAGTCCGGTAATTTGGGGAGTCTTCGACGACGTGTTAATTTCAGCCTCGAAACGCATTTGAGAAAGGCACGGGTTGTTGCGTTCGTGTCTGTGATTCAGTGGAAGGGATTGCGATATGGGAGCACCAGTGAATGATTCCGATTTGTGAAAGCTCTTGGTACTGGGTAAAGCATTAGCTTAGTCAGGTGATAGCAAGCTGCTGATGACGCGTTGCGGGCCCTGACAAACAACTGGTTCATATTTCGTTTTGTGTTCATCTTGACGTTTCCTTTAATTTAACTCTCGCTTTTGTTGATGTGTTGTCTTATAATTTCATCCGATGTGTAGAAAACATCAGATGTAAGTACAGTATTGACTGCGAATAGTATCAACTGCGAATCAATGCAGACTCTCTCTCCGAGCCCTCAGCCCTATCAGGAGGTACAGACACCGGCCTTGGGCCAGAGACAAGTCGGGTGGAAGTCACCGCCAAACCTTGCGCGGTTGCGGTTCCTTTTTCTCAATCCTAGGGACGACTGTGCATCCACTTGGTAGAAAGTCATTCTTTCGTTGTCGTACGTTAACAGCAacaaggaagcgagagtTTGAAAAGCTGTCGGCGGTTTCTCACGGCATGTCCCGAGACGCACGATCTGCCGGCACGTGGCGGAGATGTATCTCTCGATCGTTTCCATACATTTTTTTTCAGTATGCTTGTTAAGTTGCTTAATTGACAGCACTGTCGCAGCTTCGTCTCAGGCTACCTAACGCTCATAGCACGAGAAATGCGTCACGCTGCCTGAACGCTAGCTACACTGTTGATTGGTAGCTGAGGAATGCGGTCAATGCCTCTCgaggtttttcttctgcgtggCTTCTTTCACAACATATACAAACGTGAGGGTCAGGGTTTCTGCTTGACTTTCACAAAGACAGCGTAGACAGTTTTTTCCTCAGCATCAACCTCCCCATAATGACAACCGACACGTTTTTACAAGCATTCGTGTTCCATTAACCAACCAGAGAGAGCGTAAAACAACGAGCGAGGCGCATGGCTTGAGCCCCCACTGTCTCCCATGCATACGGGCCAGGGCTAGGAATGCTACCCTGCGAACATTCAAAAAAGTGGAGTAACGTGACccgaggaaacagacgccaACGTCTCTGGAATCAGCGCGAAAAAAGAGGGGGTGACAGAAAGAGGCAAAGTTCAGGCGTCTTTACATCGGCTAGTTCGTCGCAGTCCAGTCaaaacgagagaaatcgCGACGAAATGAGGCTACCGTATTCTTGAATGCCCTGCACATTAGACCGGAAAATACGCACGATACCGAATAAGACAGACGATCTTATCACAGAACATCCCCATCGTCTTGTACATGTGGATGCCTGCTTGTTCACTGCAACACAACTCGTTGCTTGGCACTGAAACACACGTTGGAAGAATGCGTGAAAATGCTCATGACAGATTACAGACTGAGAAACTTTGAACAAGTGTCCTGAAGAACGAATTTGCGTTGGTGTAGACGTCGTGACTGTATTCAGCACACTTTCACCTGTATACGTAGACGAATGCACATGTTCCCTCTGTACAGTCCACGTTCGTGTTGTTGTCAGTGTGCGACCCCCTTCACTCACCAGAGGGCATTTTACCTCTGCGGCGGGGGTATGTTGCGTACCAAATGTAGCAACAGAGTTACTCTGCTGTTCACAGGCCAACGAACAATGAGTCGTTTACTTCCACCGTTTTCTACTCACTGCTCTGTGGGGAAGGCTCGATCGGTCGGGGAAAGCTCAAGCATCCCCTGAATAACCTCGCGGCCGAAGGATGGCGAAAAGCTTCTGCCGTCGTCAATCACGTGTGCTAATCCGTCAGCTGCACCGTCCCacaaacgaaagaaaagcgaTCTTCTGTTTGTGCGATTTTGGGCTGCGCAGCAACACTCTTGAACTCCTACctgtgtttcttcagtgCCAGCGGATGCTAGAGTGTGTGCCTTGGACACCCGAAAACACGACTCTGTGGTAAGTACAGATTGCGAACACATGGCAGTCGCGACTCGTAACCTCACCCACAAGGCTCTACTCGCACAGCTCAGGGCTGCTGAAGATCGCTACACTCGTACTACCGAAGCTGGCACGCATGTTAATATGTGCGAATATTCGGTTGAGGCGTGACTTACTCAGGGCAAAGTCGACGTGAATATACGGAATGTTCGCAGGAATGGCCGCGCGGATTCCGTCCCGACCACGAACTTCGATCACCTTCTTGTGCTGCTGCCATTcactttctgcttcctcaaATGCTTTCCTAAAGTACGTCTGAAAGAATGTGCACAAATTACCAGCACAGTCGTCTTTCCGTGCATACCTCGGATTGTGAGGCGCGGAAAGGAAGGTGTTCACCTACTCAGGTCACCTTCCAAGAAGACTGGTGTACGCAGAATACAACGATGAGAAAGATGCACAAACGACAAACTCGTTGAGGAAGCTGGAGGACATGTGATTCGCTTTACAGACCTGGCTTTCCTCGAAACCGATAACCCACCTGAATCACACTGGAGCACATGTCGTCTCTCATCTAAAAGTCGAATGGTACTCAACCTGCAATTATCACTGTTTTCAAAGACGCGCGCGGTTACGCAGCACAAGTGTGTAGGGAGAGCCAGCCATCTTTCCATGTCGAAACATCAGTAGGTGgtgaaacacagagagggatTAGCATAGGCAAATAAACATAGCTGCCGACAAAGCCGCCATTCATGTAGCATTTACCCTGGTGAAGATGAGGACGACAGGCATACATGCGGGCTGCTCACACACAAGGAGACAACTTCGTGTACAGAAACTGATGCTATCGGCAGGGCCTCTATAGAGTCTACAGCGGTCCCGTGGATTTGGAGAAAAGTAGTAAGGAGATTCCGCATGAACGGTAAAAAGGGACAACCGCCATTTCTTTCCAAATGAGAACACCTTTGTCGAAACGCACTCCAACGTTGTCTAATCTTCGCCGAGAATTCGGGAAAGGCATTAGACATAAAAGCAGTACTTGTCCCCACTTCAAGAGCCCCATGAGTCACACGTAGCTCCTCACCGCAGTTCCTTACTTTAGCTTCGGACAGGCGATCCACCGGGATAGGAAGAACCTCTACCGCAGTATGAGGGCCTGCGCCCATCCAGAGTTTTTCTTTGGAGACAAAGTGGGAGACGGTTTCGATGAAAATCGGAGCTTCTTGTCTAGCATCTTTGAAATACGTGACAAGACTTTTTTGAAAATTGCGAATTTCTTCGTAGCCCGCGTCGTCCAGCGTTGTGACCGAACTAACGTGTgcctgtacatacacatcCATATCTCGAAAGACCGTGGATGAAGCCCGAAGACAAACTATGTCCCACTGGCTGAAGCTTCAGCGACATAGTCCTCGGTTTTAAGCACGTTGTgttccttcgctgtctgaTTAAATCCAGTGTCTACTGGTGTAGTCGCCCACAGGTACGCGCCTACCGAGGGAAACGGCACATCGATTGTTTgaaaaagaacaagaggcCTTTCTGCTACGTCTTGGAGGACTAACCGACGGGATGATGAGAAGATGTGAACGCAGGACGCAATTGCGCCACGGCTGGAAGCAGACCACGGCGTGGGTGGCCATCGAGACGACGCCGGCGCCATGAAAGCGGCTGAAGTTCTCGGTGTCGATACACCGGCTGCACTTCCCCCTGAAAAACGCACGTGCAGACGAGGGGAACGGCGCTGGTGACGTCACACGGAACATCGACAATAATGGTGAATGAGtgaacgcagaagagagccAGGGATTGGCCCAAAGCGACGAGACCGCATCACAAGATCCGCGCGTGATTGATTAGCTTCCGTGGCTTCGCTACTCGCCTGTAGGCGGTCAGACCTGGTTGTTTCgatttctgcgtctgcgagTGAAGCGAGCGAAGCAAATAACATCCGGATCCGCCTAAGTCCTTCTTCACATGAAAAGGCAATCCGAAAGACGGAAACAGACACGGTGACAGAGTGTACAACAGCAGGTATGGGGAAGGGGACCTCGCGACAGCGCCCGACAGAGGTGGTGCGGCATCTGAGGTAATTTCTCAGGAAaacggaaaggagaaaacggaaaggagaaaacgacagtGCGACCAGAAGTTGATACCCCTGTGGAGGTAGACGTGTTCCCTTCAGACTCACTGTTGCTTGTTCAGGCGGAGTCCACGCATGCGGTCGCGCTCCTCTAAGATTCgacgttttttctccgaAACCTTaggcgcagctgcagcagccaGAGAGAGTCACACAACTATATGCAGTTACACCCCCTAGCGCATAGCTTGCAGAAGAACGTGCTCGCGTTAACAAGTACATCCTAACGACAACCGAGATGTGCCAAGTGGTACACTCAATACACATGTGAACGTACAAAAAAACAGCTACGTTTAGCTGCAAGTCTGGTACACATataatatgcatataaaagacaacatatatatatatatatatggaacACGCCAGCGAAATGTGGAACCAAACGCGATTGTGAACCTACGCGACTGCAAGCATACGAATGTAAGGGACCCTGATTTCATCTGATGCACACGCTACGCGTGAAACGTCGCGTGTCAACTGGAGAAGACTGTCTGCAGCACGGCTGGATCTGTGAGAGCgcagcttcctctcttcttgcgtCCAGCATTCGTGCGTTTTCACGAAAGAAACGATCGCGAGTGTGTCTCTGTCAGTCCGACAGTGCGGATCTTATGGGCATCCGAGAATGCGTTCTCTTCCCCTGTTGACACGTGTGATGTTAGGCGTCGTTGTATCACCAGCCATCCTACCAGCGTCATCATCTTCATCGTACATCCGGTTCCTGAGAACGGCAGCGACACACACTTGGTCGAAGTTGGTGTGCTCcgcatctctctccctccggAGATCGAATGCGGTGTCGCTGGGGTaccctcgctcttcgccttctgcagcCGGGTGGCCCGCGAATCTGCCCCAAGCAGCTGCTCGTTGCCAGGGGGGTAGGGCGGCCGAGCCTGATTCGCATGTCTCGGCgcgtgtcttctcgctcctcacGAGCTCCTCATTTGTCGCCGACAGCTGGCGGCTGGCCATGAGACCCTCCAAGCGGCGACTCCCAGCCCGGTCCCCCAATAGGTGCGCCCGCAGTGCTTGCGCCGCCAGGTTGTTCATGTCCGCTGAAGCCGGGGGGGCTGGTGGGCGACCTGACGGAGGGTCTGTGGGAGCAGATAACGCGGGAGGCGGAACCTGAGATGCGTCACCCCTGTCGAGTTTTGCCGACTCTGAAGTCAGCTCTTCCCCTCGGGACCCTGCCAGGAACAAGGGATCTGAGAGTCCGGTTTTGTTGTCGGGACTGAGAGCTTCTTCCCGCGAGCGTGGCGCAGGCAAGCTGTGAGCAGGCATGGACGAGGACGCGCCAGAGCGTTCTGTCCTCAAAGCCGACGAAGGTGGCCGCGGAGGTGAGCGCAAGGCAGGTCTTTTGCCTcgactctcctctctgctcgtctccttctcttctcgcgagcGTGAAAACTCGAAACGCGTCACCCTTTGGTCTCCCTGGCGGTCGCCAgagccgccttcttcgctcagCCCGCTCTCCAAGAAGcgctcgctttctctccatgCCTGTTTTCGCCAGCCGCCTCGCCCGTGAGACGCCGCGAATcccgaagaggcagaaggcagTCGAGAACCAGACGCACGGGTCAGGGgagtgtctgtctccctgtGTGCTTCTCCCCGCC
Protein-coding regions in this window:
- a CDS encoding hypothetical protein (encoded by transcript TGME49_235340), which encodes MDSGSQSAEGGAGASRTGTPAQGSADAAGFSSASHVVSGVSVAEGGTRGSPSLQHFSTTVTSSSPRQDSCGLARAATLAAVPSQACRDTAISAAGNNSCHGIKYQTPGSSFPLSATRPVETSPVTLEPAGSGVACSASPVSPRAATACPDKLAAKQALFSATKVWQPSGLPSVQALPVHFISGKPRDNAKGQPTYTSDKETFYFSPKVVGYRKADLMGEKKCTVQGLPSSLPAGETGHGKRYLEELNLADTARAQANSKMPSVPLSLLERLPLSQVPGSPRSRREESRCGSFFPLIRIRGRRGGPCEVNSVDLKRFLKRVQLAAFTYCEDMKRLVQAPFDLVPPAFGSVVPSGQAAFYRKISAPHCPNCGYNTLVWAGAPCPEDGGVPVSSPEVWGANAKESGLEGLARWHCSFCGDIAAAVDDELLGCTSIGGCTEAGDRVDQYVAEGIHGLAEYVRRSCAGWMRGSQRVIEGYPLYEPDPALCRKERPTSLTGNMCVDQLNAFLDACLVEPHKMEAAPPPPRIPDTQQTGNWLVDKANAMLDRLCEQKTPPSPPPAPKSFCPPVELLIPPCCRASELPPIPPPAKESCPLLDICRPSPKECPQCHQQIGKERRGGKCPAEPQSGGVVECCLQQDCFVSDREEVHTGVYSTSLPPHQFVNLTNYAEPANVSIMEGCVSKVAPVSPTFYRRVEQPEAVACNPKRAAWIDHGAPRQVELRY
- a CDS encoding cwfj family protein (encoded by transcript TGME49_235350), with protein sequence MLAGLRFDKTPSKKKKQKGARDAERSPGRDDVRESDAKVCGEKEIASKPSEKRSLSPCRIVPREQSANDHGAARREGDGASRIPGSRSDSRPRDFEQERKTSFLDSSTHHGISPVAAARELNPFLRLPDASSTEKDADARTSPHPFAVLAPTADTWRSAQTWRARQLRRLQERAANMGDTTVARLLEEHVGDSGSLVPGFEVLPDTASSPPSSRPWSRRVRESSDSRGDRGRSSFRPDEERGNCCSPSSRRGEAHRETDTPLTRASGSRLPSASSGFAASHGRGGWRKQAWRESERFLESGLSEEGGSGDRQGDQRVTRFEFSRSREEKETSREESRGKRPALRSPPRPPSSALRTERSGASSSMPAHSLPAPRSREEALSPDNKTGLSDPLFLAGSRGEELTSESAKLDRGDASQVPPPALSAPTDPPSGRPPAPPASADMNNLAAQALRAHLLGDRAGSRRLEGLMASRQLSATNEELVRSEKTRAETCESGSAALPPWQRAAAWGRFAGHPAAEGEERGYPSDTAFDLRRERDAEHTNFDQVCVAAVLRNRMYDEDDDAAAPKVSEKKRRILEERDRMRGLRLNKQQGKCSRCIDTENFSRFHGAGVVSMATHAVVCFQPWRNCVLRSHLLIIPSAHVSSVTTLDDAGYEEIRNFQKSLVTYFKDARQEAPIFIETVSHFVSKEKLWMGAGPHTAVEVLPIPVDRLSEAKTYFRKAFEEAESEWQQHKKVIEVRGRDGIRAAIPANIPYIHVDFALTDGLAHVIDDGRSFSPSFGREVIQGMLELSPTDRAFPTEQAFKNTVASFRRDFSRFDWTATN